From a region of the Rhodococcus opacus B4 genome:
- a CDS encoding IS110 family transposase — protein sequence MSEYDGKQFVGIDLHRQRSVIVRQTDTGEQLSAVRIVNDPVALGLQIDQAGPNPEVVLEATYGWYWAVDALRASSADVHLAHPLGVKGFRYRRVKNDRDAGDLADLLRMNRLPEAWIAPPQTRELRELVRYRAKLVALRSGLKAQVHSVLAKAGVLIPVSDLFGVTGRQKLARVPLADAYAQRVISLLELIDDLDAHEARFTARIATELRGDRGYTAIQALPGIGPTLAAVFVAEIGDVHRFTDPAHLCSWAGLTPKHRESDAVVRRGHITKQGSKLVRWAAVEAIQRHPAGTKISTDRKRIEARRGRNIAKIAAARKLLTLVYYGLRDGEIRAVAHQKAVA from the coding sequence ATGAGTGAGTATGACGGAAAACAGTTCGTCGGGATCGATCTGCACCGGCAACGATCGGTGATCGTCCGCCAGACCGACACCGGCGAGCAGCTCTCGGCGGTGCGGATCGTCAACGACCCGGTGGCGTTGGGGTTGCAGATCGACCAGGCCGGCCCGAACCCCGAAGTGGTCCTCGAGGCGACCTACGGCTGGTACTGGGCGGTCGACGCCCTGCGAGCGTCGAGTGCGGACGTACATCTGGCGCACCCGTTGGGTGTCAAGGGATTCCGATACCGGAGGGTGAAGAACGACCGTGATGCCGGTGATCTGGCGGATCTGCTGCGGATGAACCGGTTGCCCGAGGCGTGGATCGCCCCACCGCAGACCCGCGAGCTGCGCGAGCTGGTGCGATATCGAGCAAAGCTGGTCGCGCTGCGGTCCGGGCTCAAGGCGCAGGTACACTCCGTGCTCGCCAAGGCGGGAGTCCTGATCCCGGTGTCGGACCTGTTCGGTGTCACCGGCCGCCAGAAGCTGGCGCGGGTGCCTCTCGCCGACGCGTACGCGCAGCGGGTGATCTCGTTGCTCGAGCTGATCGACGACCTCGACGCCCACGAGGCACGGTTCACTGCCCGGATCGCCACCGAGCTGCGTGGCGACCGTGGGTATACGGCGATCCAGGCGCTGCCCGGCATCGGACCCACCCTGGCCGCGGTGTTCGTCGCCGAGATCGGGGACGTGCACCGGTTCACCGATCCCGCTCACCTGTGCTCCTGGGCCGGTTTGACGCCCAAGCACCGCGAGTCCGACGCCGTGGTGCGCCGCGGGCACATCACGAAGCAGGGCAGCAAACTGGTGCGCTGGGCGGCCGTCGAGGCCATCCAACGGCATCCCGCCGGCACGAAGATCTCGACCGATCGCAAACGGATCGAGGCCCGCCGCGGCCGAAACATTGCCAAGATCGCCGCGGCCCGCAAACTGCTCACCCTCGTCTACTACGGACTGCGCGACGGAGAGATCCGCGCCGTGGCCCACCAGAAGGCGGTGGCGTGA
- a CDS encoding response regulator transcription factor: METMDNTPPLSPESAAGYRALVVDDERPLAAVVASYLEREHFEVAVAYNGVDALTLAREIDPDVVVLDLGLPGMDGIEVCRELRTFSDAYVVMLTARSAEMDTIIGLSVGADDYVTKPFSPRELVARIRAMLRRPRKAPVYEIPAPEPGAEAPPRVFGALRIDVAGREVCLGEQPVMLTRTEFDVLAVLSSRPGMAFSRRQLIEAVWGESWVGNEHLVDVHVGHLRRKLGDDPAAPRYVTTVRGIGYRMGTGQ, encoded by the coding sequence ATGGAGACCATGGACAACACGCCGCCCCTGTCGCCTGAGAGCGCCGCGGGATATCGGGCCTTGGTGGTCGACGACGAGCGCCCGTTGGCCGCGGTCGTCGCCAGTTACCTCGAACGGGAGCACTTCGAGGTCGCCGTCGCTTACAACGGGGTCGATGCGCTCACACTCGCCCGGGAAATCGACCCCGACGTCGTGGTCCTCGACCTCGGGCTGCCGGGCATGGACGGAATCGAGGTGTGCCGCGAACTGCGGACGTTCTCGGACGCCTATGTGGTGATGCTGACCGCCCGCAGTGCGGAAATGGACACCATCATCGGGCTGTCCGTCGGCGCCGACGACTACGTCACCAAACCGTTCAGCCCACGGGAGCTGGTGGCACGCATCCGCGCCATGTTGCGCCGACCGCGGAAGGCGCCGGTGTACGAGATACCGGCACCCGAGCCTGGGGCCGAGGCTCCGCCACGGGTCTTCGGGGCGCTGAGAATCGATGTGGCGGGCAGGGAGGTGTGTCTCGGCGAGCAGCCGGTGATGTTGACCCGCACCGAGTTCGATGTGCTGGCGGTCTTGTCGTCCCGACCGGGTATGGCATTTAGTCGGCGCCAGTTGATCGAGGCCGTGTGGGGAGAGTCCTGGGTCGGGAACGAACACCTTGTCGACGTCCATGTCGGTCACCTGCGCCGCAAGCTCGGCGACGACCCCGCCGCACCCCGGTACGTCACCACCGTCCGCGGCATCGGGTATCGGATGGGGACCGGGCAATGA
- a CDS encoding heavy-metal-associated domain-containing protein — protein sequence MSTTTATVTGMTCGHCVSSVREEIGSIPGVTGVDVDLASDRVDIDSDTPIEQEALAQAVDEAGYQLAG from the coding sequence ATGAGCACCACCACCGCCACCGTCACCGGCATGACCTGCGGGCACTGCGTCTCCTCGGTCCGTGAAGAGATCGGCAGCATTCCCGGTGTGACCGGCGTGGATGTCGACCTCGCGAGCGACCGGGTCGATATCGACTCCGACACCCCGATCGAGCAGGAGGCGCTCGCCCAGGCCGTCGACGAGGCCGGCTACCAGCTCGCCGGCTGA
- a CDS encoding alkaline phosphatase D family protein: protein MPLSRRQLLRVGVAGSAAVLVGTSAVSSARLPAPRWRGDDPFGLGVASGDPTPDGVVLWTRLAPDPLAPGGRGGMGWDPVTVEYEVAHDESFRQVVTRGTAVATRELAHSVHPEIHGLEPARWYFYRFRAGSAISAVGRTRTAPAPGQPTARMRLAFASCQSWSSGFYTAYEHMRDEDLDLVIHLGDYIYERGWRRGREGMPMGADRDEAVDLPSYRLHYAQYKAEKPLRDAHAAFPWIVTMDDHEVDNNWAADSPGLGFDIYRIPALFRRRRAAAFQAMYEHQPLRLTQLPSGESMRLHRRYWFGDLAQITMLDTRQYRDRQACGGNVTADCADRLDTDRTILGAQQRDWLLDGFTGSPARWQIIGNQVAMGQTDNDPGPDTVVSADSWDGYVADRNTVLGGAADRGVRNLVVITGDRHQNIVADLRRDYADPESPVIASEFSGTSITSAGDGADMNDTGRRLLAANPDMKFFNAQRGYVRVDLDHQLWRNDFRVVPYIQRPGAPIHTRASFVVQDQRPSVTEA from the coding sequence ATGCCCCTGTCCCGTCGGCAGTTGTTGCGGGTAGGTGTGGCCGGATCGGCTGCGGTGCTGGTGGGTACGTCGGCGGTGAGTAGCGCCCGGTTGCCGGCGCCGCGGTGGCGAGGAGATGACCCGTTCGGACTCGGTGTGGCATCGGGAGATCCGACACCCGATGGTGTCGTCCTGTGGACCCGCCTGGCACCGGATCCGCTTGCCCCCGGCGGGCGCGGCGGCATGGGGTGGGATCCGGTGACCGTCGAATACGAAGTCGCGCATGACGAGAGCTTCCGGCAGGTGGTGACGCGCGGTACGGCGGTCGCGACGCGCGAACTCGCCCACAGCGTGCACCCGGAGATCCACGGTTTGGAGCCCGCTCGCTGGTACTTCTACCGATTTCGTGCCGGTTCGGCGATCTCTGCGGTGGGCCGGACCCGCACGGCCCCGGCTCCGGGGCAGCCCACCGCGCGGATGCGGCTCGCGTTCGCCTCCTGTCAATCGTGGAGTTCGGGCTTCTACACCGCATACGAGCACATGCGCGACGAAGACCTCGATCTGGTCATCCATCTGGGCGACTACATCTACGAGCGCGGGTGGAGGCGCGGCCGCGAGGGAATGCCGATGGGAGCGGACCGCGACGAAGCCGTCGATCTGCCCAGCTACCGGCTGCACTACGCACAGTACAAAGCCGAGAAGCCGCTGCGCGACGCCCATGCAGCTTTTCCCTGGATCGTGACCATGGACGATCACGAGGTCGACAACAACTGGGCCGCCGATTCGCCGGGACTGGGCTTCGATATCTACCGAATACCCGCACTGTTCCGCCGTCGCCGTGCCGCGGCCTTCCAGGCGATGTACGAGCACCAGCCGCTGCGGCTCACGCAACTGCCCTCCGGGGAGAGTATGCGCCTGCACCGCCGCTACTGGTTCGGCGATCTCGCGCAGATCACCATGCTCGATACCCGGCAATACCGGGACCGGCAGGCCTGCGGGGGAAACGTCACCGCGGACTGCGCCGACCGGCTCGACACCGACCGCACGATACTGGGCGCCCAGCAACGGGACTGGCTGCTCGACGGATTCACCGGCTCCCCGGCCCGCTGGCAGATCATCGGCAATCAGGTAGCGATGGGCCAGACCGACAACGACCCCGGCCCGGACACCGTCGTGTCCGCCGACTCGTGGGACGGATACGTCGCCGACCGCAACACCGTCCTCGGCGGCGCAGCCGATCGGGGCGTCCGCAATCTGGTGGTGATCACCGGCGACCGTCACCAGAACATCGTCGCCGACCTGCGCCGGGACTACGCCGACCCAGAATCCCCGGTCATCGCATCGGAATTCTCGGGAACGTCGATCACCTCAGCCGGCGACGGCGCCGACATGAACGACACCGGCCGCCGCCTGCTGGCCGCCAATCCCGACATGAAGTTCTTCAACGCGCAGCGTGGATACGTGCGGGTCGACCTGGACCATCAATTGTGGCGCAACGACTTCCGCGTCGTTCCCTATATCCAGCGCCCGGGCGCGCCCATCCACACCCGCGCCAGCTTCGTGGTCCAGGATCAGAGACCCAGCGTCACCGAGGCGTGA
- a CDS encoding metal-sensitive transcriptional regulator: MATPTPAATQAPAETDGHDHAAHGYITEKDAYLKRLKRIEGQARGLQRMVEEDKYCIDILTQVSAMTKALQAVAMGLLEDHISHCVVDAAVAGGPEAEAKIKEATDAIARLVRS, encoded by the coding sequence ATGGCCACCCCCACGCCCGCGGCCACCCAGGCACCTGCCGAGACCGACGGCCATGACCATGCCGCGCACGGCTACATCACCGAAAAGGACGCCTACCTCAAGCGCCTCAAGCGGATCGAAGGCCAGGCCCGGGGTCTGCAGCGGATGGTCGAGGAAGACAAGTACTGCATCGACATCCTCACCCAGGTCTCGGCGATGACCAAGGCCTTGCAGGCGGTGGCCATGGGGCTGCTCGAAGACCACATCAGCCACTGTGTGGTCGACGCCGCGGTCGCCGGCGGCCCCGAGGCGGAGGCGAAGATCAAAGAGGCCACCGACGCGATCGCCCGTCTCGTCCGCTCCTGA
- a CDS encoding heavy metal translocating P-type ATPase: MNPVTQHPTADGQVELEIGGMTCASCANRIEKKLNKLDGVTATVNYATEKARVNYVGDVSTEDLVATVEQAGYTAKVPTPPSASTGTDAPAAEQDPTASWRQRLLISLVLSVPVIAMAMVPALQFPNWQWLSLTLAAPVVVWGAWPFHKAAFTNLRHGTSTMDTLISMGTIAALGWSLYALFWGTAGMTGMTHPFELTISRSDGAGNIYLEAAAGVTTFILAGRYFEARSKRRAGAALRALLELGAKEVSVLRNGVEERIGIDQLAVGDEFVVRPGEKIATDGVVTEGSSAVDASMLTGESVPVEVGPDDQVVGATVNVGGRIVVRANRIGSDTQLAQMAKLVEDAQTGKAQAQRLADKISGVFVPIVIALAVATLGFWIGTGGGVAAAFTAAVAVLIIACPCALGLATPTALMVGTGRGAQLGILIKGPEVLESTRRVDTVVLDKTGTVTTGKMTLLDVITADGEDTAQVLRLAGALEDSSEHPIAQAIAKGAREQVGALPAVDQFANIEGLGVQGMIDEHAVIVGRARLLADWAQHLPEALENAMAAAEADGKTAVAVGWDGRARAVLVVADAVKATSAEAIEQLRGLGLTPIMLTGDNAAAARAIADQVGIEEVIAEVLPADKVDVVKRLQDAGKVVAMVGDGVNDAAALAQADLGLAMGTGTDVAIEASDLTLVRGDLRAAADAIRLARKTLGTIKGNLFWAFAYNVAALPLAAMGLLNPMLAGAAMAFSSVFVVSNSLRLRRFKSTAG, encoded by the coding sequence ATGAATCCCGTCACGCAGCACCCGACCGCCGACGGCCAGGTCGAGCTCGAAATTGGTGGCATGACCTGCGCCTCGTGCGCGAACCGGATCGAGAAGAAGCTCAACAAGCTCGACGGCGTCACCGCCACGGTGAACTACGCCACCGAGAAGGCACGCGTCAACTACGTCGGTGATGTGTCGACCGAGGATCTCGTGGCCACCGTCGAGCAGGCCGGCTACACCGCCAAGGTCCCCACGCCACCCTCCGCCTCCACCGGCACCGACGCCCCCGCCGCAGAGCAGGACCCGACCGCATCGTGGCGCCAGCGGCTGCTGATATCGCTGGTGCTGTCCGTGCCGGTGATCGCCATGGCCATGGTTCCGGCCCTGCAGTTCCCCAACTGGCAGTGGCTCTCACTGACCCTCGCCGCCCCCGTGGTGGTGTGGGGTGCGTGGCCGTTCCACAAGGCCGCCTTCACCAACCTGCGGCACGGCACCTCCACCATGGACACCCTCATCTCCATGGGCACCATCGCCGCCCTCGGCTGGTCGCTGTACGCCCTGTTCTGGGGCACCGCCGGAATGACCGGCATGACCCACCCGTTCGAGCTGACCATCTCCCGCAGCGACGGCGCCGGCAACATCTACCTCGAGGCCGCCGCCGGGGTGACCACCTTCATCCTCGCCGGCCGCTACTTCGAGGCCCGCTCCAAGCGGCGCGCCGGTGCAGCCCTGCGGGCCCTGCTCGAACTCGGCGCCAAAGAGGTCTCGGTGCTGCGGAACGGCGTCGAAGAGCGCATCGGCATCGATCAGCTTGCCGTCGGGGACGAGTTCGTCGTCCGCCCTGGCGAGAAGATCGCCACCGACGGTGTCGTCACCGAAGGCTCCTCCGCGGTCGACGCGTCGATGCTGACCGGCGAATCCGTGCCCGTCGAGGTCGGACCCGACGACCAGGTCGTCGGCGCCACCGTCAACGTCGGCGGTCGGATCGTGGTCCGCGCCAACCGAATCGGCTCGGACACCCAGCTTGCGCAGATGGCGAAACTCGTCGAGGACGCCCAGACCGGCAAGGCGCAGGCCCAACGGTTGGCCGACAAGATCTCCGGCGTCTTCGTCCCGATCGTCATCGCCCTGGCCGTTGCGACGCTCGGCTTCTGGATCGGCACCGGCGGCGGAGTCGCGGCCGCCTTCACCGCCGCCGTCGCGGTGCTGATCATCGCCTGCCCCTGCGCCCTCGGGCTGGCCACCCCCACCGCGTTGATGGTCGGCACCGGCCGCGGCGCCCAACTCGGCATCCTGATCAAGGGACCCGAGGTGCTCGAATCCACCCGCCGGGTCGACACCGTCGTCCTCGACAAGACCGGCACCGTCACCACCGGCAAGATGACCCTACTCGATGTGATCACCGCCGACGGCGAAGACACCGCGCAGGTGCTGCGCCTGGCCGGGGCGCTCGAGGACTCCTCCGAGCACCCCATCGCCCAGGCCATCGCCAAGGGTGCGCGCGAGCAGGTCGGTGCCCTCCCGGCAGTCGATCAGTTCGCCAACATCGAAGGCCTCGGCGTCCAGGGCATGATCGACGAGCACGCCGTGATCGTCGGGCGCGCCCGCCTACTCGCCGACTGGGCGCAGCACCTACCCGAGGCGCTCGAAAACGCGATGGCCGCAGCCGAAGCCGACGGCAAGACCGCCGTGGCCGTCGGCTGGGACGGGCGGGCCCGCGCGGTCCTCGTCGTCGCCGACGCGGTCAAGGCCACCTCCGCCGAGGCGATTGAGCAGCTGCGCGGTCTGGGCCTGACCCCGATCATGCTGACCGGCGACAATGCGGCCGCCGCCCGGGCGATCGCCGACCAGGTCGGGATCGAGGAAGTGATCGCCGAGGTGCTGCCCGCCGACAAGGTCGACGTCGTCAAGCGACTGCAGGATGCGGGCAAGGTGGTCGCGATGGTCGGTGACGGCGTCAACGACGCCGCAGCGTTGGCCCAGGCCGACCTGGGTCTGGCGATGGGCACCGGCACCGACGTCGCGATCGAGGCCAGCGATCTGACCCTGGTCCGCGGTGATCTCCGCGCGGCAGCGGACGCGATCCGGTTGGCCCGCAAGACGTTGGGGACGATCAAGGGCAATCTGTTCTGGGCCTTCGCCTACAACGTCGCCGCCCTGCCCCTGGCCGCCATGGGGCTGCTCAACCCGATGCTCGCCGGTGCGGCGATGGCGTTCTCGTCGGTGTTCGTGGTCAGCAACAGCCTGCGCCTGCGCCGGTTCAAGTCCACCGCCGGATAA
- a CDS encoding MFS transporter, with product MPTQASSTRKWWALALIAAAQFMVIMDTSIIGIALPKMQTDLGFSQENLTWVFNAYVIAFGGLLLLGGRLSDLWGARRTFATGWVVLLVGSITAAAGNVGTELAGRAVQGAGAALIAPSALTLLMMLFGSTQQELTKALAVYGAAAPAGGTAGVFLGGVITEYLSWPWVFYINIPIAVIALAATPLLMPNAPTRSGSIDILGALTVTAGLALAVYSIVRAPEVGWDSGQTWGYLAVSAVLLGAFVLIQSRRREPLMRLGIFTAPNLAAANVAQLLLGAAWIPMWFFLNLYLQQVLGYSAFPAGAALLPMTTLIMLGMIVIAPRAMQRFGAKPMIVTGLIVLALGLGWMALVRPTGNFWVDVLPASLVAAAGMSLAFIPSLGTAISAARPDEGGLASGIVNVSYQVGSALGLAAMTAVAASFGANQIGDLPELTNGFSAAFIGAAVIALAGAGVTAVSMRTAQSDKVPEPVLEQH from the coding sequence ATGCCTACTCAGGCATCATCCACACGCAAGTGGTGGGCGCTGGCGCTGATCGCCGCAGCCCAATTCATGGTCATCATGGACACCTCCATCATCGGCATCGCGCTACCGAAAATGCAGACCGACCTCGGCTTCTCCCAGGAGAACCTGACCTGGGTGTTCAACGCCTACGTCATCGCCTTCGGTGGACTGCTCCTGCTCGGCGGACGCCTGTCCGACCTGTGGGGCGCCAGACGCACCTTCGCCACCGGCTGGGTTGTTCTGCTCGTCGGATCGATCACCGCCGCCGCCGGGAACGTCGGCACCGAACTGGCCGGACGCGCCGTCCAAGGCGCCGGTGCCGCACTGATCGCACCCTCCGCGCTGACTCTGCTGATGATGCTGTTCGGTTCCACCCAGCAGGAGCTGACCAAAGCCCTCGCCGTCTACGGCGCCGCCGCACCTGCGGGCGGCACCGCCGGTGTGTTTCTCGGTGGGGTGATCACCGAATACCTCAGCTGGCCATGGGTGTTTTACATCAACATCCCCATCGCCGTCATCGCCCTCGCCGCGACACCGCTGCTGATGCCCAACGCCCCCACCCGATCCGGTTCGATCGACATCCTCGGCGCACTGACCGTCACCGCCGGCCTGGCGCTTGCCGTCTACTCCATCGTCCGGGCCCCCGAGGTCGGCTGGGATTCGGGTCAAACCTGGGGATACCTCGCCGTTTCCGCGGTGCTGCTGGGCGCATTCGTGCTCATCCAGTCCCGGCGCCGCGAACCCCTGATGCGATTGGGGATCTTCACCGCCCCCAACCTCGCCGCAGCGAACGTCGCCCAACTGCTGCTCGGTGCGGCGTGGATACCGATGTGGTTCTTCCTGAACCTGTACCTGCAGCAGGTCCTGGGCTACAGCGCATTCCCCGCCGGCGCAGCACTACTGCCGATGACCACATTGATCATGCTCGGCATGATCGTCATCGCGCCGCGGGCGATGCAGAGGTTCGGGGCGAAACCGATGATCGTGACCGGTCTGATCGTTCTCGCGCTCGGGCTCGGGTGGATGGCCTTGGTCCGGCCCACCGGCAACTTCTGGGTCGACGTGCTGCCGGCTTCCCTGGTCGCCGCAGCAGGTATGTCGCTCGCCTTCATCCCCTCCTTGGGCACGGCGATCTCCGCCGCCCGACCCGATGAGGGCGGATTGGCGTCGGGCATCGTCAACGTCAGCTACCAGGTCGGCTCGGCGCTCGGTCTGGCAGCCATGACCGCAGTCGCCGCCTCGTTCGGGGCCAACCAGATCGGCGACCTCCCCGAGCTGACGAACGGATTCTCCGCCGCGTTCATCGGCGCCGCCGTCATCGCCCTGGCCGGTGCTGGGGTCACCGCCGTGTCGATGCGCACGGCCCAGTCGGACAAGGTGCCGGAACCAGTCCTCGAGCAGCACTGA
- a CDS encoding SHOCT domain-containing protein has product MMWWNNGMGYGMGWGGWVLMAALMVAFWGLVIVGVMALFRTIGADRHPPYDTDATSRPSADKILDERFARGEIDAEEYRIRRDQLRTGHDR; this is encoded by the coding sequence ATGATGTGGTGGAACAACGGAATGGGCTACGGAATGGGCTGGGGCGGCTGGGTGCTGATGGCCGCGCTGATGGTCGCGTTCTGGGGGTTGGTCATCGTCGGGGTCATGGCACTGTTCCGCACCATCGGCGCGGACCGCCATCCTCCCTACGACACCGACGCCACCAGCAGGCCGAGCGCGGACAAGATCCTCGACGAACGCTTCGCCCGAGGGGAGATCGACGCCGAGGAGTACCGCATCCGCAGAGACCAACTACGCACCGGACATGACCGATAA
- a CDS encoding helix-turn-helix domain-containing GNAT family N-acetyltransferase gives MTSLDMPAVRTPGTAQVDALAPEDAVTYAGWFACLADPTRVRLLHQVASRPAGITVGELAEALGIGQPTISHHVRKLADVGFVSVHKDRTSTVVTVNPSCCTGLPHAADAVMGVLTPRPCCPDDLPDDVTVRPMTEQDWDDVRRIYGEGIATRTATFTTEVPTRETLDAQWLPGHRWVAEIDGVVVGWAALSPTSGRDCYRGVAENSVYVADGMRGRGVGKTLLRTQVIAADEAGIWTLQTSIFPENRASIALHHSAGFRTIGVRERIARLDGIWRDTVFLERRSPVAG, from the coding sequence ATGACTTCCCTGGACATGCCGGCCGTCCGCACCCCCGGCACCGCGCAGGTGGATGCGTTGGCGCCGGAGGACGCGGTCACCTACGCCGGCTGGTTCGCCTGCCTGGCCGATCCCACCCGGGTGCGGTTGCTTCATCAGGTCGCCTCCCGCCCGGCTGGGATCACCGTGGGTGAGCTGGCCGAGGCCCTGGGCATCGGTCAGCCCACCATCTCGCACCACGTGCGCAAGCTTGCCGACGTCGGGTTCGTCTCCGTCCACAAGGACCGCACCAGCACCGTCGTCACGGTCAACCCCTCCTGCTGCACCGGACTCCCGCACGCCGCCGACGCGGTCATGGGCGTGCTGACCCCGCGGCCGTGCTGCCCGGACGACCTCCCCGACGACGTGACCGTGCGCCCCATGACGGAACAGGACTGGGACGACGTCCGCCGCATCTACGGTGAGGGCATCGCCACTCGCACCGCCACCTTCACCACCGAGGTCCCTACCCGGGAAACCCTGGACGCCCAATGGCTGCCCGGGCATCGGTGGGTCGCCGAGATCGACGGCGTCGTGGTCGGCTGGGCCGCACTGAGTCCGACCTCCGGGCGGGACTGCTATCGAGGCGTAGCCGAGAACTCCGTCTACGTCGCCGACGGGATGCGCGGACGCGGCGTCGGCAAGACCCTGCTGCGCACCCAGGTCATCGCCGCCGACGAAGCCGGGATATGGACCTTGCAGACCTCGATCTTCCCGGAGAACCGGGCCAGCATCGCCCTTCACCACTCCGCCGGATTCCGCACCATCGGCGTCCGCGAACGCATCGCCCGACTCGACGGCATCTGGCGCGACACCGTCTTCCTCGAACGCCGTTCCCCCGTCGCCGGATAA
- a CDS encoding M23 family metallopeptidase produces the protein MAKHRRTADRSNSITGRLKIATVAAATGAILIGGAQFGAGSAAARPLEIPPGLLPAGVQLPAIELPDIPAAPPAPGMPGPVNPGIPAPLKARAVQPVSGTLSSGYGPRWGAHHGGIDIAAPIGTPIQSAADGEVISAGPASGFGLWVRVRHDDGAVTVYGHINEFIVNVGQRVAAGQQIATVGNRGQSTGPHLHFEVSDAGGNRLNPSQWLRDRGVSVTWGAD, from the coding sequence GTGGCGAAACACCGCAGGACGGCAGATCGTTCAAATTCCATCACCGGCCGCCTGAAGATCGCGACCGTTGCCGCGGCGACCGGTGCGATCCTGATCGGCGGCGCGCAGTTCGGCGCCGGGTCCGCGGCCGCCCGCCCGCTCGAGATCCCGCCGGGCCTGCTGCCCGCCGGTGTTCAGCTGCCCGCGATCGAGCTGCCCGACATCCCGGCCGCCCCGCCCGCGCCCGGAATGCCCGGGCCGGTCAACCCGGGCATTCCCGCTCCGCTCAAGGCCCGCGCCGTGCAGCCGGTGTCCGGCACGCTGTCCTCCGGCTACGGCCCCCGCTGGGGTGCGCACCACGGCGGCATCGACATCGCGGCCCCGATCGGCACCCCGATCCAGTCCGCGGCCGACGGTGAGGTCATTTCCGCGGGCCCGGCCTCCGGGTTCGGGTTATGGGTGCGGGTGCGCCACGACGACGGCGCCGTCACCGTCTACGGCCACATCAACGAGTTCATCGTCAACGTCGGCCAGCGGGTCGCGGCGGGTCAGCAGATCGCCACCGTCGGCAACCGTGGTCAGTCGACCGGTCCGCACCTGCACTTCGAGGTCTCGGACGCAGGCGGCAACCGGCTCAACCCGAGCCAGTGGCTGCGCGACCGCGGCGTCTCGGTGACCTGGGGAGCCGACTAG
- a CDS encoding alpha/beta fold hydrolase — translation MCRDPALHTWSRYAADVIALLDHLGASEAVVGGTGLGGTIALRAAPAFPSRVRAVVVISAEDIEDDEAKVAETALVDRFAERVRGDGIEAAWELFLPHLQPLIGNLVRSAIPRADPGSVAAAAAIGRDRSFRTLDELGAIEVPVLIVPGADERHPAELAERMSATIPHATLARNVSFDALATADDLAGAVVPQIRRFLGNCGHYPSPCVPEPPSSDRRTLAMAMWLGTGTAAQRCLVRGPGADRACRAASCVAGSGRHASVTLGL, via the coding sequence GTGTGCCGGGATCCGGCGCTGCACACGTGGAGTCGCTACGCCGCCGATGTGATCGCCCTCCTCGACCACCTGGGCGCGTCGGAGGCGGTGGTCGGCGGGACCGGTCTGGGCGGCACCATCGCCTTACGCGCCGCTCCGGCCTTTCCCTCACGCGTGCGGGCGGTCGTGGTGATCAGTGCCGAGGATATCGAGGACGACGAGGCGAAAGTGGCCGAGACCGCGTTGGTGGACCGCTTCGCCGAGCGGGTGCGAGGCGACGGTATCGAAGCGGCGTGGGAGTTGTTTCTTCCCCACCTGCAACCGCTGATCGGGAACCTGGTGCGCTCGGCGATACCGCGCGCCGATCCGGGGAGCGTCGCCGCCGCTGCCGCCATTGGGCGTGACCGCTCGTTCCGCACGCTCGACGAACTCGGCGCGATCGAGGTTCCGGTGCTCATCGTCCCCGGCGCCGACGAGCGCCATCCGGCCGAGCTCGCCGAACGGATGAGCGCGACCATCCCGCATGCGACACTCGCGCGGAACGTGTCGTTCGACGCGCTCGCGACGGCGGACGACCTCGCCGGCGCCGTCGTCCCGCAGATCCGCCGATTCCTCGGCAACTGCGGCCATTACCCGTCCCCGTGCGTGCCCGAGCCACCTTCGTCCGACAGGCGCACCCTGGCGATGGCGATGTGGCTCGGCACTGGCACCGCTGCTCAGCGGTGCCTGGTCCGCGGGCCCGGGGCGGATCGGGCTTGCCGCGCCGCGTCGTGTGTGGCAGGGTCCGGCCGTCACGCCTCGGTGACGCTGGGTCTCTGA